The following proteins are encoded in a genomic region of Molothrus aeneus isolate 106 chromosome 14, BPBGC_Maene_1.0, whole genome shotgun sequence:
- the PLP1 gene encoding myelin proteolipid protein isoform X1: protein MGLLECCARCLIGAPFASLVATGLCFFGVALFCGCGHEALTGTEQLIETYFSKNYQDYEFLLDVIHGFQYFIYGTAAFFFLYGALLLAEGFYTTGAVRQIFGDYRTTICGKGLSATVTGGPKGRGARGPQRAHSWQRVCHCLGKWLGHPDKFVGITYVLTIIWLLVFACSAVPVYIYFNTWTTCQSIGNPTKTSASIGTLCADARMYGVLPWNAFPGKVCGSNLLSICKTSEFQMTFHLFIAAFVGAAATLVSLVTFIIAATYNFAVLRLMGRGTKF from the exons ATGG GTTTACTTGAGTGCTGTGCCAGATGTCTCATTGGGGCACCCTTTGCTTCCCTGGTTGCCACTGGCCTGTGCTTCTTTGGGGTAGCACTGTTTTGTGGCTGTGGGCACGAAGCCCTCACAGGCACCGAGCAGCTCATCGAGACCTACTTCTCCAAAAACTACCAGGACTATGAGTTCCTCCTCGATGT CATCCACGGCTTTCAGTACTTCATCTACGGCACAGctgccttcttcttcctctatggagccctgctgctggccgaAGGCTTCTACACCACCGGCGCCGTCCGGCAAATCTTTGGGGACTACAGGACCACCATCTGCGGCAAGGGCCTCAGCGCTACGGTAACTGGGGGCCCGAAAGGGAGGGGAGCGCGAGGCCCCCAGCGAGCTCACTCGTGGCAGCGGGTGTGTCATTGTTTGGGAAAGTGGCTAGGACATCCTGACAAG TTTGTGGGCATTACCTACGTCCTGACCATCATCTGGCTCCTGGTGTTCGCCTGCTCTGCCGTGCCTGTCTACATCTATTTTAACACTTGGACCACCTGCCAGTCCATTGGCAACCCCACCAAGACCTCGGCCAGCATTGGCACCCTGTGTGCAGATGCCAGGATGTACG GTGTCCTGCCCTGGAATGCTTTCCCTGGCAAGGTGTGTGGCTCCAACCTGCTCTCCATCTGCAAGACCAGCGAG TTCCAGATGACTTTCCACCTCTTCATCGCAGCCTTCGTGGGGGCAGCTGCCACGCTGGTCTCACTG GTCACCTTCATCATCGCAGCCACCTACAACTTCGCAGTCCTCAGGCTGATGGGCCGAGGCACCAAGTTCTAG
- the PLP1 gene encoding myelin proteolipid protein isoform X2, with product MGLLECCARCLIGAPFASLVATGLCFFGVALFCGCGHEALTGTEQLIETYFSKNYQDYEFLLDVIHGFQYFIYGTAAFFFLYGALLLAEGFYTTGAVRQIFGDYRTTICGKGLSATFVGITYVLTIIWLLVFACSAVPVYIYFNTWTTCQSIGNPTKTSASIGTLCADARMYGVLPWNAFPGKVCGSNLLSICKTSEFQMTFHLFIAAFVGAAATLVSLVTFIIAATYNFAVLRLMGRGTKF from the exons ATGG GTTTACTTGAGTGCTGTGCCAGATGTCTCATTGGGGCACCCTTTGCTTCCCTGGTTGCCACTGGCCTGTGCTTCTTTGGGGTAGCACTGTTTTGTGGCTGTGGGCACGAAGCCCTCACAGGCACCGAGCAGCTCATCGAGACCTACTTCTCCAAAAACTACCAGGACTATGAGTTCCTCCTCGATGT CATCCACGGCTTTCAGTACTTCATCTACGGCACAGctgccttcttcttcctctatggagccctgctgctggccgaAGGCTTCTACACCACCGGCGCCGTCCGGCAAATCTTTGGGGACTACAGGACCACCATCTGCGGCAAGGGCCTCAGCGCTACG TTTGTGGGCATTACCTACGTCCTGACCATCATCTGGCTCCTGGTGTTCGCCTGCTCTGCCGTGCCTGTCTACATCTATTTTAACACTTGGACCACCTGCCAGTCCATTGGCAACCCCACCAAGACCTCGGCCAGCATTGGCACCCTGTGTGCAGATGCCAGGATGTACG GTGTCCTGCCCTGGAATGCTTTCCCTGGCAAGGTGTGTGGCTCCAACCTGCTCTCCATCTGCAAGACCAGCGAG TTCCAGATGACTTTCCACCTCTTCATCGCAGCCTTCGTGGGGGCAGCTGCCACGCTGGTCTCACTG GTCACCTTCATCATCGCAGCCACCTACAACTTCGCAGTCCTCAGGCTGATGGGCCGAGGCACCAAGTTCTAG